A part of Primulina eburnea isolate SZY01 chromosome 10, ASM2296580v1, whole genome shotgun sequence genomic DNA contains:
- the LOC140842506 gene encoding uncharacterized protein isoform X1 has product MEARVGMDGGSATREFLQCHHSRTPTPQPPPKPQQQPIPQIGTVQQLLAGGIAGAFSKTCTAPLARLTILFQVQGMHSDVTVMSKPCIWREAIRIVNEEGFRAFWKGNLVTIAHRLPYTAVNFYAYEQYKSLDILQILKSIPGLDRHGEKNASSDIFVHFVGGGLAGITAASATYPLDLVRTRLAAQRNAIYYQGIRHALNTICRDEGFFGLYKGMGATLLGVGPSIAISFSVYESLRSHWHSLRPDDSTILVSLACGSLSGIASSTATFPLDLVRRRKQLEGVAGRARVYNTGLFGIFRQIIRTEGLRGLYRGIMPEYYKVVPSVGIVFMTYETLKKLLSHAPFSS; this is encoded by the exons ATGGAAGCTAGAGTGGGGATGGACGGCGGTTCTGCCACGAGGGAATTTCTTCAATGCCACCACTCGAGGACACCGACTCCGCAACCTCCTCCGAAGCCGCAACAGCAGCCTATACCACAGATTGGCACGGTGCAGCAGCTCCTCGCCGGTGGAATCGCGGGAGCTTTCAGCAAGACCTGTACTGCTCCTCTAGCCCGTCTCACGATTCTGTTTCAG GTGCAAGGTATGCACTCAGATGTTACAGTGATGAGTAAGCCTTGTATATGGCGAGAAGCGATACGGATTGTTAATGAAGAAGGATTTAGGGCCTTTTGGAAGGGGAATTTGGTTACAATTGCTCACCGGCTTCCTTACACTGCAGTCAATTTTTATGCCTACGAGCAGTACAAGAGT TTAGATATTTTGCAGATCTTGAAATCCATTCCTGGCCTCGATAGGCACGGGGAAAAAAATGCAAGTTCAGATATTTTTGTGCATTTTGTTGGTGGTGGTTTGGCTGGAATAACAGCTGCATCTGCCACTTATCCGTTGGATCTTGTAAGAACAAGGCTCGCGGCACAG AGGAATGCCATATACTATCAGGGAATAAGACATGCACTCAATACCATATGCAGAGATGAAGGCTTTTTTGGTCTGTACAAGGGAATGGGAGCAACATTATTG GGTGTTGGACCCAGTATAGCTATAAGCTTTTCAGTTTATGAGAGTTTGAGATCTCATTGGCATTCCTTAAG GCCCGACGATTCCACAATTTTGGTCAGCCTTGCTTGTGGCAGTCTTTCTGGCATTGCGTCATCAACAG CAACATTTCCACTGGACCTTGTGAGGAGAAGAAAGCAACTGGAAGGGGTTGCTGGTCGTGCCCGAGTGTATAATACTGGATTGTTTGGAATATTTCGACAAATAATCCGTACTGAAGGGTTGCGTGGTTTATATAGAGGAATCATGCCAGAATACTACAAGGTTGTTCCGAGTGTGGGCATTGTTTTCATGACATATGAAACATTGAAGAAGCTTCTGTCACACGCGCCTTTCAGCAGTTAG
- the LOC140842506 gene encoding uncharacterized protein isoform X2, whose translation MEARVGMDGGSATREFLQCHHSRTPTPQPPPKPQQQPIPQIGTVQQLLAGGIAGAFSKTCTAPLARLTILFQVQGMHSDVTVMSKPCIWREAIRIVNEEGFRAFWKGNLVTIAHRLPYTAVNFYAYEQYKSILKSIPGLDRHGEKNASSDIFVHFVGGGLAGITAASATYPLDLVRTRLAAQRNAIYYQGIRHALNTICRDEGFFGLYKGMGATLLGVGPSIAISFSVYESLRSHWHSLRPDDSTILVSLACGSLSGIASSTATFPLDLVRRRKQLEGVAGRARVYNTGLFGIFRQIIRTEGLRGLYRGIMPEYYKVVPSVGIVFMTYETLKKLLSHAPFSS comes from the exons ATGGAAGCTAGAGTGGGGATGGACGGCGGTTCTGCCACGAGGGAATTTCTTCAATGCCACCACTCGAGGACACCGACTCCGCAACCTCCTCCGAAGCCGCAACAGCAGCCTATACCACAGATTGGCACGGTGCAGCAGCTCCTCGCCGGTGGAATCGCGGGAGCTTTCAGCAAGACCTGTACTGCTCCTCTAGCCCGTCTCACGATTCTGTTTCAG GTGCAAGGTATGCACTCAGATGTTACAGTGATGAGTAAGCCTTGTATATGGCGAGAAGCGATACGGATTGTTAATGAAGAAGGATTTAGGGCCTTTTGGAAGGGGAATTTGGTTACAATTGCTCACCGGCTTCCTTACACTGCAGTCAATTTTTATGCCTACGAGCAGTACAAGAGT ATCTTGAAATCCATTCCTGGCCTCGATAGGCACGGGGAAAAAAATGCAAGTTCAGATATTTTTGTGCATTTTGTTGGTGGTGGTTTGGCTGGAATAACAGCTGCATCTGCCACTTATCCGTTGGATCTTGTAAGAACAAGGCTCGCGGCACAG AGGAATGCCATATACTATCAGGGAATAAGACATGCACTCAATACCATATGCAGAGATGAAGGCTTTTTTGGTCTGTACAAGGGAATGGGAGCAACATTATTG GGTGTTGGACCCAGTATAGCTATAAGCTTTTCAGTTTATGAGAGTTTGAGATCTCATTGGCATTCCTTAAG GCCCGACGATTCCACAATTTTGGTCAGCCTTGCTTGTGGCAGTCTTTCTGGCATTGCGTCATCAACAG CAACATTTCCACTGGACCTTGTGAGGAGAAGAAAGCAACTGGAAGGGGTTGCTGGTCGTGCCCGAGTGTATAATACTGGATTGTTTGGAATATTTCGACAAATAATCCGTACTGAAGGGTTGCGTGGTTTATATAGAGGAATCATGCCAGAATACTACAAGGTTGTTCCGAGTGTGGGCATTGTTTTCATGACATATGAAACATTGAAGAAGCTTCTGTCACACGCGCCTTTCAGCAGTTAG
- the LOC140842507 gene encoding uracil phosphoribosyltransferase, translating into MAIKMSISSFLCYPPDSPLLSSVFSLSLHLLPPNHPSPTSNLSINPIPKILNSDRRRRRDMSVNCRTTAERLPTSGDRMLVFVPPHPLIKHWVSVLRNEQTPCAVFKNAMAELGRLLIYEASRDWLPTISGEIQSPLGPAAVEFIDPREPIVVVPILRAGLALAEYASSILPATKIYHLGISRDEETLQPTIYLNKLPEKFPEGSRVFVVDPMLATGGTMIAALELIKGCGVDNKQIKVISAVAAPPALQKLSERFPGLHVYSGILDPTVNEKGFIIPGLGDAGDRSFGT; encoded by the exons ATGGCTATCAAAATGTCTATTTCCTCTTTCCTTTGTTACCCTCCGGATTCTCCTCTTCTTTCCTCTGTATTTTCCCTTTCCCTGCACCTCCTCCCACCCAATCATCCCTCTCCCACCTCTAATTTAAGTATAAATCCCATTCCCAAG ATTTTGAATTCGGACCGTCGTAGACGACGAGACATGTCTGTGAACTGCCGAACGACGGCGGAGAGATTACCCACGTCCGGAGACAGAATGCTG GTATTTGTTCCGCCGCATCCTTTGATCAAGCATTGGGTTTCAGTTCTTCGGAATGAACAGACGCCTTGCGCTGTCTTCA AGAATGCCATGGCCGAGCTTGGGAGATTGCTTATCTATGAGGCATCAAGGGACTGGTTG CCAACTATCAGTGGAGAGATTCAGTCACCATTGGGTCCTGCAGCTGTTGAATTTATTGATCCACGGGAACCAATAGtg GTTGTTCCCATATTGAGAGCTGGCCTTGCATTAGCAGAGTATGCATCATCAATTCTGCCAGCAACAAAAATATATCATCTAG GGATTAGCAGAGATGAAGAAACACTTCAGCCAACCATATACCTGAACAA GTTGCCTGAGAAATTTCCTGAAGGATCTCGAGTATTTGTCGTAGATCCCATGCTTGCCACAG GTGGTACAATGATTGCAGCTCTTGAACTAATCAAGGGGTGCGGGGTGGACAACAAGCAAATCAAAGTG ATATCTGCTGTTGCCGCTCCTCCAGCTCTTCAAAAACTTAGTGAAAGGTTCCCtgg GCTTCATGTTTACTCTGGAATCCTCGATCCTACTGTTAATGAAAAAGG ATTCATAATTCCTGGACTTGGGGATGCTGGAGACCGTAGCTTTGGCActtaa
- the LOC140842508 gene encoding aldo-keto reductase family 4 member C10-like yields MAEEIRYFVLNTGAKIPSVGLGTWQSEPGVVGQAVEAAIKIGYCHIDCARAYNNEKEIGLVLKKLFDDGVVKREDLFITSKLWCKDHASEDVPVALETTLKELQLDYIDLFLIHWPIKMKKGSVGFRPENLVTSDIPSTWKAMESLFDSGKARAIGVSNFSMKKLGNLLDVARIPPAVNQVECHPSWQQAKLKEFCKSKGVHLTGYSPLGSPGSTWLKSEVLRHPVLVAVAEKLGKTPAQVCLRWGLQMGHSVLPKSTTESRIKENFDLFSWAIPDDLIVKFSEIEQARLLRGTSFVHETLGEYKTVEDLWDGEI; encoded by the exons ATGGCGGAGGAGATTAGGTACTTTGTATTAAACACTGGAGCCAAGATTCCATCGGTCGGCCTTGGGACGTGGCAGTCGGAGCCTGGTGTCGTAGGTCAAGCTGTTGAAGCAGCGATCAAG ATTGGTTACTGCCACATCGATTGTGCTCGAGCTTATAACAATGAGAAGGAA ATTGGTTTAGTCCTGAAGAAGCTATTTGATGATGGAGTTGTGAAGAGGGAAGATTTGTTTATTACTTCGAAGCTCTG GTGTAAGGATCATGCTTCCGAAGATGTACCAGTTGCATTAGAAACAACACTGAAGGAATTGCAGCTTGACTACATTGATTTGTTCCTC ATTCATTGGCCAATCAAGATGAAAAAGGGATCTGTTGGCTTTCGGCCTGAAAACCTTGTCACCTCAGATATACCAAGCACATGGAAGGCAATGGAATCACTCTTTGATTCTGGTAAGGCCCGGGCAATCGGAGTTAGTAATTTCTCGATGAAAAAACTTGGCAATCTGTTGGACGTTGCACGCATTCCTCCAGCTGTCAACCAGGTCGAATGCCATCCTTCATGGCAGCAGGCTAAATTGAAGGAGTTCTGTAAATCTAAGGGGGTTCACCTAACT GGTTATTCACCATTGGGTTCTCCGGGCTCAACTTGGCTCAAAAGTGAAGTCCTGCGGCATCCTGTTTTAGTGGCTGTTGCAGAAAAGTTGGGCAAGACTCCTGCACAAGTTTGTCTTCGATGGGGTTTGCAGATGGGACATAGTGTACTTCCAAAGAGCACAACCGAATcaaggatcaaagaaaattttgatctttttAGTTGGGCCATCCCAGATGATTTAATAGTCAAGTTTTCTGAAATCGAGCAG GCAAGATTGCTTCGGGGCACATCTTTTGTCCACGAGACACTCGGCGAAtacaagacagttgaagacctTTGGGACGGAGAGATATGA
- the LOC140803685 gene encoding protein FAR1-RELATED SEQUENCE 5-like produces MDENSGDEMSYIPQVGDNQKPKIGMKFESLDEAFSFYNQYARESGFSARMSNSKKSKKTKEVIWKKFVCFKEGHTDAIRWSKQSKSDEPIKERARGEIRTGCKSKISVVKEQTGLGWVISTFMESHNHPLSTPSKVHLLRSHRIVSAAKKALSQQFAEANVPTCQQMRLFEIESGGPEHVGCTERDLRNYEKTLRDEHKGIDAETLIDFFMSEKDKSSTFFFDYETDSDNRFIRCFWADPVSRRAYTAFGDVVVFDITYNTNKYGMIFAPFVGVNHHHQTIVFGCGFLSDEKTDSFVWLLNKFLEAMPKGAPNLIITYQDPAITKAIAEVFPKTIHRYCLWYILNKFPDKLNHVTFRDHYQSIKNVIVYFTTSIEFERSWEDVMNCANLVENDWLSLMYELRHKWVPAYFNHVFSAGMSSSQRSESSHAFFKRYVCNKNSLMDFIIRFNKALRHQRHNELVSDHTDMNERPKVKSNWPMELQMVNVYTKNKWLEFQNEISLSHGYYVQQASIGIEFGVYTVINFQGSSSAKHRLLTHDIQRDDISCSCMKFQFEGIPCRHMLAFFRINQVFHLPDQYILKRWTKDAKVGVLYTMAEQNLVDDPERCLMSRHMRLSCKASALIDVASFSDEGTNFLADEFDSIDSKMKEMNINRTLSSRIQSRSTFDGAIGIIDPSEIRTKGRGKRLKSSKEKSISKGRQCRGCGRRGVSHDKRNCPNLKDGSTLNNNNTDENSDEEDFGSIDGNSNT; encoded by the exons ATGGACGAAAACAGCGGCGATGAAATGTCATACATTCCCCAAGTTGGAGACAATCAAAAGCCAAAGATTGGGATGAAATTCGAATCTTTAGACGAGGCGTTTTCGTTCTACAACCAATATGCACGAGAATCTGGTTTTAGTGCAAGAATGAGCAATagcaaaaaaagtaaaaaaacaaaagaagtTATCTGGAAAAAATTTGTATGCTTTAAAGAAGGACATACAGATGCAATCAGATGGAGTAAACAATCAAAAAGTGATGAACCAATAAAGGAAAGAGCTCGTGGTGAGATTCGAACTGGATGTAAGTCAAAGATTTCAGTTGTGAAGGAACAAACCGGTCTTGGTTGGGTTATTAGTACCTTCATGGAAAGTCATAATCATCCACTATCAACTCCTTCAAAGGTGCATTTGTTGCGCTCACATCGTATTGTTTCTGCAGCAAAGAAAGCACTGAGTCAACAGTTTGCAGAAGCGAATGTACCTACTTGTCAACAAATGCGATTGTTTGAAATAGAGTCTGGAGGACCTGAACATGTTGGTTGCACAGAAAGAGATCTAAGAAACTACGAGAAAACGCTTAGGGATGAGCACAAGGGTATTGATGCCGAAACATTGATTGATTTCTTTATGTCTGAGAAAGACAAGAGCTCAACTTTCTTTTTTGATTACGAGACTGATTCAGACAATAGATTTATTCGTTGTTTTTGGGCGGATCCTGTGTCACGGAGGGCATACACTGCATTTGGTGATGTAGTGGTGTTTGATATAACATATAACACCAACAAATATGGGATGATTTTTGCACCATTTGTAGGagttaatcatcatcatcagaccaTTGTTTTTGGTTGTGGATTTTTAAGTGATGAGAAAACTGATTCTTTTGTTTGGTTGCTTAATAAGTTTCTGGAAGCCATGCCTAAAGGAGCACCAAACTTGATCATAACTTACCAGGATCCTGCTATAACGAAAGCCATAGCTGAAGTTTTCCCAAAAACAATACATCGATATTGTTTGTGGTACATTCTAAACAAATTCCCAGATAAATTGAACCACGTGACTTTCCGTGACCACTATCAAAGCATAAAAAATGTCATCGTATATTTTACGACTTCTATTGAATTTGAGAGATCATGGGAAGATGTTATGAATTGTGCTAACTTGGTAGAAAATGATTGGCTGTCATTGATGTATGAGTTGCGGCATAAGTGGGTGCCGGCTTATTTCAACCATGTATTTTCTGCAGGAATGTCAAGTAGTCAGAGGTCTGAAAGTTCACATGCATTTTTCAAGAGGTACGTCTGTAACAAGAACTCATTGATGGATTTTATAATTCGTTTCAATAAGGCACTACGACACCAAAGACACAATGAGTTAGTTTCCGATCATACTGATATGAACGAGCGGCCAAAGGTTAAATCGAACTGGCCAATGGAACTGCAAATGGTGAATGTATACACGAAAAACAAATGGTTGGAGTTTCAAAATGAAATTAGTCTGAGTCATGGTTATTACGTGCAACAAGCATCTATCGGAATTGAGTTTGGGGTTTACACTGTCATTAATTTTCAAGGTTCTTCTTCTGCCAAACATAGGCTGCTTACGCATGACATACAAAGAGACGATATATCATGTAGTTGCATGAAATTTCAATTTGAGGGTATTCCGTGCAGGCATATGTTAGCATTCTTTCGTATCAACCAAGTGTTCCACTTACCTGATCAGTATATACTCAAACGGTGGACAAAAGATGCAAAAGTTGGCGTACTATACACTATGGCTGAGCAAAATTTGGTCGACGATCCAGAAAGGTGTTTGATGTCTAGACATATGAGGTTATCTTGTAAAGCTTCAGCTTTAATTGATGTAGCATCTTTCAGTGATGAGGGGACAAACTTCTTGGCTGATGAGTTTGATTCTATTGATAGCAAAATGAAGGAGATGAATATTAATAGAACATTAAGCAGTAGAATTCAAAGTAGGAGTACCTTCGATGGAGCCATTGGTATCATTGATCCTTCAGAAATAAGAACAAAAGGACGTGGGAAGAGACTAAAATCATCGAAGGAGAAATCAATATCAAAGGGCCGACAGTGTCGTGGATGCGGGCGTCGAGGTGTGTCACATGACAAACGCAACTGTCCGAATTTGAAAGACGG GTCAACactaaataataataacacagaTGAGAATTCAGATGAAGAAGATTTTGGATCAATAGATGGTAACTCAAatacataa
- the LOC140803570 gene encoding tropinone reductase homolog At5g06060-like, translated as MANETQTCSRKHRWTLQGMTALVTGGTRGIGYAIVEELAGFGASVYICSRNQEEISDRLKEWEAKGYKVKGSACDLSSATQREELMKTVSLAFDGKLNILVNNAGISLIKRACDHTADDYSRVMTTNLESPYHISQLAFPLLKASQVGSVVFISSVAGGMALPAMSAYAASKGAINQLTRNLACEWAKHNIRTNTVAPWGVRTTILKHEDVDPSLLGMFAPLMDRTPITRIAEPEEVSSLVAFLCLPAASYITGQVIYVDGGYTAGGI; from the exons ATGGCAAATGAAACACAGACTTGCAGCAGAAAACACAGATGGACACTCCAAGGAATGACAGCACTCGTAACCGGTGGCACCAGAGGAATCGg TTACGCCATAGTTGAGGAACTAGCAGGATTTGGTGCGAGTGTTTATATTTGTTCAAGAAACCAGGAAGAAATCAGTGATAGGCTTAAAGAATGGGAAGCCAAAGGGTACAAAGTAAAGGGTTCGGCCTGCGATTTGTCGTCGGCGACTCAAAGAGAAGAGCTCATGAAAACTGTATCTTTAGCCTTTGATGGCAAGCTCAATATTCTA GTAAATAATGCTGGAATAAGTTTGATAAAAAGAGCTTGTGATCATACTGCTGACGATTACTCTCGTGTAATGACCACAAACTTGGAATCCCCTTACCATATATCTCAACTCGCTTTCCCTCTTTTAAAAGCATCTCAAGTTGGGAGTGTAGTCTTCATATCTTCTGTTGCTGGTGGCATGGCTCTGCCTGCTATGTCGGCGTATGCTGCATCGAAAG GTGCAATAAATCAGCTAACGAGGAACTTGGCATGCGAGTGGGCTAAGCATAACATTCGTACAAATACCGTGGCTCCGTGGGGGGTTCGAACGACCATCTTGAAGCAT GAGGACGTTGATCCGAGCCTGCTTGGAATGTTTGCGCCACTAATGGATCGAACCCCGATCACAAGAATAGCAGAGCCGGAGGAGGTGTCTTCCCTGGTGGCATTTCTTTGCCTTCCCGCTGCTTCCTATATTACTGGCCAGGTTATTTATGTCGATGGAGGATACACTGCTGGAGGAATTTAG